In Scleropages formosus chromosome 10, fSclFor1.1, whole genome shotgun sequence, a single genomic region encodes these proteins:
- the cpda gene encoding carboxypeptidase D isoform X1, with protein sequence MGSLRNRVRTGPRAKIKRVLGSMSGRGEGPPPRGGPLWGLLCVAVLLLLSVCEAKAAAAAEAADAVVETYDRYYHYEELSARLHFLARKYPHVANLSSVGRSVEGRELWVMRITENPGAAAELPGKPKFKYVGNMHGDETVSRQVLVYLAEHLLDRYGEDARVTRLVRTTDIYIMPSMNPDGFERSAEGDCAGRAGGRENARNRDLNRSFPDQFDAIDVPLEDIPEVEAVMRWILEKRFVLSGNLHGGTVVASYPFDDSAGHAPQGQYSRAADDDLFVYLARTYADHNPIMRTGKPNCPEDPSETFEHGITNGARWYDVSGGMQDFNYLKGNCLEITMELSCCKYPKASKLRSEWDNNRESLLAYMEKVHIGVRGYVKDAKNGTALPDALISVEGISHNLTTGQFGDYYRLLLPGTYNITARAQGYVPVTVQGMQVVEGKAIELNFTLTVPGEDGLSNITTPTSNASPTNSTPTTSASPNTTTGLETGQAPTATEGPNVTAEPEHVPIQPQDFRHHHYSDMELFLLRYSTDYPAIARHYSVGKSVENRELYVMEISDNPGVHEQGEPEFKYVANMHGNEVVGRELLLNLIEYLCRNYGTDPEVTQLVNDTRIHIMPSMNPDGYEMAQEGDVKGYVGRNNSNNIDLNRNFPDRFGSIAEPRQPETIAVMNWIKSHPFVLSANLHGGSLVVNYPYDNNGGSNSTSPDDSVFKMVSLAYSRANPVMHKGHPCEELYPNEYFKEGITNGAQWYSVPGGMQDWNYVNTNCFEVTIELGCVKYPPAKELPVYWEQNRRSLLEFIHQVHRGVKGMVMDSKDGTGIPNATISIKEVNHTVTTSKDGEYWRLLVPKTYTLTASARGYTPVTVYATVLPEGVEKVDFRLTRVRPAVMDPLEEDFHAFIKGLSSERGLDQLVQSIATTKSSSLRYRRYKELSEFLRGLTLNFPNITHLHSLGQSWEVRTIWALEISNKPEESEPDKPKIRFVGGIHGNAPVGTELLLEFAATLCLNYGKNPAITKLINRTRIIILPSINPDGRELAQEKQCTSTEGLTNAHHKDLDTDFFGNASKHFTKPQPETQAVMGLILQKGFTLSVALDGGSVLVTYPYNKPVQPVENEDTLKYLASVYANNHPKMHQGHAGCPNNQVNYPGGVLRAAEWHSHLGSMKDFSVDFGHCPEITVYTSCCLFPAADQLPTLWAENRKSLFSMLVEVHKGIRGIVKDRSGKPIIGAMIILNRGVKVFTGEGGYFHALLAPGSHSIEALAEGYQQQRQEVYMSSYEAASSIIIELEMDNHLFGLPREFVVATAAASMTALIITACIIWCVCAAKSDPQKDGFHRLRQHRDDYEEEIRLASMGSKKSLLGHEFQDESESEEETLYANKL encoded by the exons ATGGGTTCGCTTCGAAACCGAGTTCGAACGGGACCGAGAGCGAAAATAAAGCGGGTTCTGGGGAGCATGTCGGGGCGCGGAGAGGGGCCACCGCCCCGGGGGGGCCCGCTGTGGGGCCTCCTTTGTGTCGCGGTCCTCCTTCTCCTGTCAGTGTGCGAGGcgaaggcggcggcggcggcggaagCGGCGGACGCCGTCGTCGAGACCTACGACAGGTACTACCACTACGAGGAGCTGAGCGCGCGGCTGCACTTCCTGGCCCGCAAGTACCCGCACGTCGCGAACCTGTCTAGCGTGGGCCGCTCGGTCGAGGGCCGGGAGCTCTGGGTCATGAGGATCACGGAGAACCCCGGCGCCGCCGCCGAGCTGCCCGGGAAGCCCAAGTTCAAGTACGTGGGCAACATGCACGGCGACGAGACCGTCTCGCGCCAGGTGCTCGTGTACCTGGCGGAGCACCTGCTGGACAGGTACGGCGAGGACGCGCGCGTCACGCGCCTCGTGCGCACCACCGACATCTACATCATGCCCAGCATGAACCCGGACGGGTTCGAGCGCTCCGCGGAGGGGGACTGCGCGGGCAGGGCGGGCGGCCGCGAGAACGCGCGCAACCGCGACCTGAACCGCAGCTTCCCGGACCAGTTCGACGCCATCGACGTGCCGCTGGAGGACATCCCCGAGGTGGAGGCCGTCATGCGATGGATCCTGGAGAAGAG GTTTGTTCTCTCTGGGAACctgcatggtggcacggtggtggcCAGCTACCCGTTCGATGACTCGGCCGGCCACGCCCCACAGGGCCAATACAGCCGCGCCGCGGACGATGACCTCTTTGTGTACCTGGCGCGCACCTACGCCGATCACAACCCCATCATGAGGACCGGCAAGCCGAATTGCCCCGAGGACCCGTCGGAGACCTTCGAGCACGGCATCACGAACGGGGCGCGCTGGTACGACGTGTCAG GAGGGATGCAGGACTTCAACTACCTGAAAGGGAACTGTTTGGAGATCACAATGGAGCTGAGCTGCTGTAAATACCCCAAGGCCTCCAAGCTGCGCTCCGAGTGGGACAACAACCGGGAGTCTCTGCTGGCCTATATGGAGAAG GTGCATATTGGCGTCAGGGGTTACGTAAAGGACGCCAAGAACGGGACTGCTCTCCCTGACGCGCTCATCTCAGTTGAGGGAATCAGCCACAACTTGACGACAGGGCAATTTGGTGACTATTACCGACTGCTGCTGCCGGGGACCTACAATATCACAGCCAGAGCTCAAGG GTATGTGCCCGTGACGGTCCAAGGTATGCAGGTTGTAGAGGGCAAGGCCATCGAGCTCAACTTCACCCTGACGGTTCCAGGGGAGGATGGCCTCAGCAATATCACCACCCCTACAAGCAATGCCAGCCCCACCAATTCCACTCCAACAACCTCTGCCAGCCCTAACACGACCACCGGTTTAGAAACAGGCCAGGCGCCTACAGCCACCGAAGGCCCCAACGTGACGGCGGAGCCGGAGCACGTGCCCATCCAGCCACAGGACTTCCGGCACCACCACTACTCCGATATGGAGCTCTTCCTGCTTCGCTACAGCACCGACTACCCTGCCATCGCCCGCCACTACTCCGTCGGCAAATCGGTGGAGAACCGGGAGCTCTACGTTATGGAGATCTCCGACAACCCCGGTGTCCACGAGCAAG gtGAACCAGAGTTCAAGTACGTGGCCAACATGCATGGCAACGAGGTGGTCGGTCGCGAGCTGCTCCTGAACCTCATCGAGTACCTGTGCAGGAACTACGGCACTGATCCAGAGGTCACGCAGCTGGTCAACGACACACGCATCCACATCATGCCTTCCATGAATCCCGACGGCTATGAGATGGcccaggaag GTGATGTGAAAGGCTATGTGGGacgcaacaacagcaacaacattgACCTGAATCGCAACTTCCCAGACCGGTTTGGCTCCATCGCTGAGCCCAGGCAGCCAGAGACCATTGCTGTAATGAACTGGATTAAGAGCCATCCATTTGTGTTGTCGGCTAATCTGCATGGAG GTTCTTTGGTGGTGAACTACCCCTACGACAACAACGGTGGCTCTAACAGCACGTCTCCAGATGACAGCGTTTTTAAAATGGTATCACTTGCCTACTCTCGG GCAAACCCTGTCATGCACAAAGGCCACCCGTGCGAGGAGCTGTACCCGAACGAGTATTTTAAGGAGGGCATCACTAACGGGGCGCAGTGGTATAGTGTGCCAG GGGGAATGCAGGACTGGAACTATGTCAACACCAACTGCTTCGAGGTGACCATCGAGCTCGGCTGCGTCAAGTACCCTCCCGCAAAAGAGCTGCCCGTATACTGGGAACAGAACCGCCGGTCCCTGCTGGAGTTCATCCATCAG GTCCATCGTGGGGTGAAAGGCATGGTCATGGACAGCAAGGATGGCACAGGCATCCCCAATGCCACCATTTCCATTAAAGAGGTTAATCACACCGTTACCACCAGCAAGGATGGGGAGTACTGGAGGCTGCTGGTGCCCAAGACGTACACGCTGACCGCCTCTGCTCGAGG GTACACTCCGGTCACGGTGTACGCCACAGTGCTGCCCGAAGGAGTCGAGAAGGTTGACTTTCGTCTGACGCGAGTGCGTCCCGCGGTGATGGACCCGTTGGAGGAGGACTTCCACGCTTTCATCAAGGGGCTGTCATCGGAGCGTGGACTCGATCAGCTGGTCCAGAGCATCGCCACCACCAAGAGCAGCAGTTTACGCTACCGTCGCTACAAGGAGCTCTCAGAGTTCCTGCGTGGACTGACCCTCAACTTCCCCAACATCACCCATCTGCACAG TCTTGGCCAGAGCTGGGAGGTGCGGACCATCTGGGCCTTGGAGATCTCCAACAAGCCAGAGGAGTCGGAGCCGGACAAACCCAAGATCCGCTTTGTTGGCGGCATCCATGGCAACGCCCCCGTGGGCACAGAGCTCCTTTTGGAGTTCGCCGCTACTCTGTGTCTCAACTATGGAAAAAATCCGGCAATCACCAAG CTTATTAACCGAACGCGGATTATCATCCTGCCGTCCATCAACCCCGACGGCCGTGAGCTGGCCCAGGAGAAGCAGTGCACTTCCACAGAGGGGCTCACAAATGCCCACCACAAGGATCTTGACACCGACTTCTTCG GGAATGCATCAAAACACTTTACGAAGCCACAGCCGGAGACCCAAGCAGTCATGGGCCTCATCCTGCAGAAGGGCTTCACGCTCTCCGTGGCTCTGGATGGAGGATCTGTACTCGTCACCTACCCCTACAACAAGCCGGTCCAACCAG TAGAGAATGAAGACACTCTGAAGTATTTGGCTTCAGTGTATGCCAACAACCATCCCAAGATGCACCAGGGTCACGCAGGTTGTCCCAACAACCAAG TGAACTACCCTGGAGGGGTGTTGCGAGCAGCTGAATGGCACAGTCACTTGGGCAGTATGAAG gatTTTAGCGTCGACTTCGGCCATTGCCCCGAGATCACAGTCTACACCAGCTGCTGTCTGTTCCCCGCTGCTGACCAGCTTCCAACGCTCTGGGCCGAGAACAGGAAGTCGCTCTTCAGCATGCTGGTGGAG GTCCACAAGGGCATTCGAGGCATTGTAAAGGACAGGAGCGGCAAGCCTATTATAGGAGCCATGATTATACTGAACCGAGGTGTGAAGGTCTTCACCGGAGAAGGGGGTTACTTCCACGCCCTGCTGGCACCTGGGTCACACAGCATCGAGGCATTAGCCGAGGGGTACCAGCAACAGCGGCAGGAG GTCTACATGTCCTCTTATGAAGCTGCAAGCTCCATAATCATCGAATTGGAGATGGATAACCATCTCTTTGGCTTGCCTCGGGAGTTTGTGGTGGCCACTGCTG CAGCCTCAATGACGGCGCTTATCATCACAGCCTGCATCATCTGGTGTGTCTGCGCAGCCAAGTCAGACCCGCAAAAGGACGGTTTTCACCGTCTGCGCCAGCACCGCGACGATTACGAGGAGGAGATCCGCCTCGCCTCCATGGGGTCCAAGAAGTCCCTACTGGGCCATGAGTTTCAGGACGAAAGTGAGAGTGAAGAAGAAACTCTTTATGCCAACAAGCTCTGA
- the cpda gene encoding carboxypeptidase D isoform X3 gives MGSLRNRVRTGPRAKIKRVLGSMSGRGEGPPPRGGPLWGLLCVAVLLLLSVCEAKAAAAAEAADAVVETYDRYYHYEELSARLHFLARKYPHVANLSSVGRSVEGRELWVMRITENPGAAAELPGKPKFKYVGNMHGDETVSRQVLVYLAEHLLDRYGEDARVTRLVRTTDIYIMPSMNPDGFERSAEGDCAGRAGGRENARNRDLNRSFPDQFDAIDVPLEDIPEVEAVMRWILEKRFVLSGNLHGGTVVASYPFDDSAGHAPQGQYSRAADDDLFVYLARTYADHNPIMRTGKPNCPEDPSETFEHGITNGARWYDVSGGMQDFNYLKGNCLEITMELSCCKYPKASKLRSEWDNNRESLLAYMEKVHIGVRGYVKDAKNGTALPDALISVEGISHNLTTGQFGDYYRLLLPGTYNITARAQGYVPVTVQGMQVVEGKAIELNFTLTVPGEDGLSNITTPTSNASPTNSTPTTSASPNTTTGLETGQAPTATEGPNVTAEPEHVPIQPQDFRHHHYSDMELFLLRYSTDYPAIARHYSVGKSVENRELYVMEISDNPGVHEQGEPEFKYVANMHGNEVVGRELLLNLIEYLCRNYGTDPEVTQLVNDTRIHIMPSMNPDGYEMAQEGDVKGYVGRNNSNNIDLNRNFPDRFGSIAEPRQPETIAVMNWIKSHPFVLSANLHGGSLVVNYPYDNNGGSNSTSPDDSVFKMVSLAYSRANPVMHKGHPCEELYPNEYFKEGITNGAQWYSVPGGMQDWNYVNTNCFEVTIELGCVKYPPAKELPVYWEQNRRSLLEFIHQVHRGVKGMVMDSKDGTGIPNATISIKEVNHTVTTSKDGEYWRLLVPKTYTLTASARGYTPVTVYATVLPEGVEKVDFRLTRVRPAVMDPLEEDFHAFIKGLSSERGLDQLVQSIATTKSSSLRYRRYKELSEFLRGLTLNFPNITHLHSLGQSWEVRTIWALEISNKPEESEPDKPKIRFVGGIHGNAPVGTELLLEFAATLCLNYGKNPAITKLINRTRIIILPSINPDGRELAQEKQCTSTEGLTNAHHKDLDTDFFGNASKHFTKPQPETQAVMGLILQKGFTLSVALDGGSVLVTYPYNKPVQPVENEDTLKYLASVYANNHPKMHQGHAGCPNNQVNYPGGVLRAAEWHSHLGSMKDFSVDFGHCPEITVYTSCCLFPAADQLPTLWAENRKSLFSMLVEVHKGIRGIVKDRSGKPIIGAMIILNRGVKVFTGEGGYFHALLAPGSHSIEALAEGYQQQRQEVYMSSYEAASSIIIELEMDNHLFGLPREFVVATAASMTALIITACIIWCVCAAKSDPQKDGFHRLRQHRDDYEEEIRLASMGSKKSLLGHEFQDESESEEETLYANKL, from the exons ATGGGTTCGCTTCGAAACCGAGTTCGAACGGGACCGAGAGCGAAAATAAAGCGGGTTCTGGGGAGCATGTCGGGGCGCGGAGAGGGGCCACCGCCCCGGGGGGGCCCGCTGTGGGGCCTCCTTTGTGTCGCGGTCCTCCTTCTCCTGTCAGTGTGCGAGGcgaaggcggcggcggcggcggaagCGGCGGACGCCGTCGTCGAGACCTACGACAGGTACTACCACTACGAGGAGCTGAGCGCGCGGCTGCACTTCCTGGCCCGCAAGTACCCGCACGTCGCGAACCTGTCTAGCGTGGGCCGCTCGGTCGAGGGCCGGGAGCTCTGGGTCATGAGGATCACGGAGAACCCCGGCGCCGCCGCCGAGCTGCCCGGGAAGCCCAAGTTCAAGTACGTGGGCAACATGCACGGCGACGAGACCGTCTCGCGCCAGGTGCTCGTGTACCTGGCGGAGCACCTGCTGGACAGGTACGGCGAGGACGCGCGCGTCACGCGCCTCGTGCGCACCACCGACATCTACATCATGCCCAGCATGAACCCGGACGGGTTCGAGCGCTCCGCGGAGGGGGACTGCGCGGGCAGGGCGGGCGGCCGCGAGAACGCGCGCAACCGCGACCTGAACCGCAGCTTCCCGGACCAGTTCGACGCCATCGACGTGCCGCTGGAGGACATCCCCGAGGTGGAGGCCGTCATGCGATGGATCCTGGAGAAGAG GTTTGTTCTCTCTGGGAACctgcatggtggcacggtggtggcCAGCTACCCGTTCGATGACTCGGCCGGCCACGCCCCACAGGGCCAATACAGCCGCGCCGCGGACGATGACCTCTTTGTGTACCTGGCGCGCACCTACGCCGATCACAACCCCATCATGAGGACCGGCAAGCCGAATTGCCCCGAGGACCCGTCGGAGACCTTCGAGCACGGCATCACGAACGGGGCGCGCTGGTACGACGTGTCAG GAGGGATGCAGGACTTCAACTACCTGAAAGGGAACTGTTTGGAGATCACAATGGAGCTGAGCTGCTGTAAATACCCCAAGGCCTCCAAGCTGCGCTCCGAGTGGGACAACAACCGGGAGTCTCTGCTGGCCTATATGGAGAAG GTGCATATTGGCGTCAGGGGTTACGTAAAGGACGCCAAGAACGGGACTGCTCTCCCTGACGCGCTCATCTCAGTTGAGGGAATCAGCCACAACTTGACGACAGGGCAATTTGGTGACTATTACCGACTGCTGCTGCCGGGGACCTACAATATCACAGCCAGAGCTCAAGG GTATGTGCCCGTGACGGTCCAAGGTATGCAGGTTGTAGAGGGCAAGGCCATCGAGCTCAACTTCACCCTGACGGTTCCAGGGGAGGATGGCCTCAGCAATATCACCACCCCTACAAGCAATGCCAGCCCCACCAATTCCACTCCAACAACCTCTGCCAGCCCTAACACGACCACCGGTTTAGAAACAGGCCAGGCGCCTACAGCCACCGAAGGCCCCAACGTGACGGCGGAGCCGGAGCACGTGCCCATCCAGCCACAGGACTTCCGGCACCACCACTACTCCGATATGGAGCTCTTCCTGCTTCGCTACAGCACCGACTACCCTGCCATCGCCCGCCACTACTCCGTCGGCAAATCGGTGGAGAACCGGGAGCTCTACGTTATGGAGATCTCCGACAACCCCGGTGTCCACGAGCAAG gtGAACCAGAGTTCAAGTACGTGGCCAACATGCATGGCAACGAGGTGGTCGGTCGCGAGCTGCTCCTGAACCTCATCGAGTACCTGTGCAGGAACTACGGCACTGATCCAGAGGTCACGCAGCTGGTCAACGACACACGCATCCACATCATGCCTTCCATGAATCCCGACGGCTATGAGATGGcccaggaag GTGATGTGAAAGGCTATGTGGGacgcaacaacagcaacaacattgACCTGAATCGCAACTTCCCAGACCGGTTTGGCTCCATCGCTGAGCCCAGGCAGCCAGAGACCATTGCTGTAATGAACTGGATTAAGAGCCATCCATTTGTGTTGTCGGCTAATCTGCATGGAG GTTCTTTGGTGGTGAACTACCCCTACGACAACAACGGTGGCTCTAACAGCACGTCTCCAGATGACAGCGTTTTTAAAATGGTATCACTTGCCTACTCTCGG GCAAACCCTGTCATGCACAAAGGCCACCCGTGCGAGGAGCTGTACCCGAACGAGTATTTTAAGGAGGGCATCACTAACGGGGCGCAGTGGTATAGTGTGCCAG GGGGAATGCAGGACTGGAACTATGTCAACACCAACTGCTTCGAGGTGACCATCGAGCTCGGCTGCGTCAAGTACCCTCCCGCAAAAGAGCTGCCCGTATACTGGGAACAGAACCGCCGGTCCCTGCTGGAGTTCATCCATCAG GTCCATCGTGGGGTGAAAGGCATGGTCATGGACAGCAAGGATGGCACAGGCATCCCCAATGCCACCATTTCCATTAAAGAGGTTAATCACACCGTTACCACCAGCAAGGATGGGGAGTACTGGAGGCTGCTGGTGCCCAAGACGTACACGCTGACCGCCTCTGCTCGAGG GTACACTCCGGTCACGGTGTACGCCACAGTGCTGCCCGAAGGAGTCGAGAAGGTTGACTTTCGTCTGACGCGAGTGCGTCCCGCGGTGATGGACCCGTTGGAGGAGGACTTCCACGCTTTCATCAAGGGGCTGTCATCGGAGCGTGGACTCGATCAGCTGGTCCAGAGCATCGCCACCACCAAGAGCAGCAGTTTACGCTACCGTCGCTACAAGGAGCTCTCAGAGTTCCTGCGTGGACTGACCCTCAACTTCCCCAACATCACCCATCTGCACAG TCTTGGCCAGAGCTGGGAGGTGCGGACCATCTGGGCCTTGGAGATCTCCAACAAGCCAGAGGAGTCGGAGCCGGACAAACCCAAGATCCGCTTTGTTGGCGGCATCCATGGCAACGCCCCCGTGGGCACAGAGCTCCTTTTGGAGTTCGCCGCTACTCTGTGTCTCAACTATGGAAAAAATCCGGCAATCACCAAG CTTATTAACCGAACGCGGATTATCATCCTGCCGTCCATCAACCCCGACGGCCGTGAGCTGGCCCAGGAGAAGCAGTGCACTTCCACAGAGGGGCTCACAAATGCCCACCACAAGGATCTTGACACCGACTTCTTCG GGAATGCATCAAAACACTTTACGAAGCCACAGCCGGAGACCCAAGCAGTCATGGGCCTCATCCTGCAGAAGGGCTTCACGCTCTCCGTGGCTCTGGATGGAGGATCTGTACTCGTCACCTACCCCTACAACAAGCCGGTCCAACCAG TAGAGAATGAAGACACTCTGAAGTATTTGGCTTCAGTGTATGCCAACAACCATCCCAAGATGCACCAGGGTCACGCAGGTTGTCCCAACAACCAAG TGAACTACCCTGGAGGGGTGTTGCGAGCAGCTGAATGGCACAGTCACTTGGGCAGTATGAAG gatTTTAGCGTCGACTTCGGCCATTGCCCCGAGATCACAGTCTACACCAGCTGCTGTCTGTTCCCCGCTGCTGACCAGCTTCCAACGCTCTGGGCCGAGAACAGGAAGTCGCTCTTCAGCATGCTGGTGGAG GTCCACAAGGGCATTCGAGGCATTGTAAAGGACAGGAGCGGCAAGCCTATTATAGGAGCCATGATTATACTGAACCGAGGTGTGAAGGTCTTCACCGGAGAAGGGGGTTACTTCCACGCCCTGCTGGCACCTGGGTCACACAGCATCGAGGCATTAGCCGAGGGGTACCAGCAACAGCGGCAGGAG GTCTACATGTCCTCTTATGAAGCTGCAAGCTCCATAATCATCGAATTGGAGATGGATAACCATCTCTTTGGCTTGCCTCGGGAGTTTGTGGTGGCCACTGCTG CCTCAATGACGGCGCTTATCATCACAGCCTGCATCATCTGGTGTGTCTGCGCAGCCAAGTCAGACCCGCAAAAGGACGGTTTTCACCGTCTGCGCCAGCACCGCGACGATTACGAGGAGGAGATCCGCCTCGCCTCCATGGGGTCCAAGAAGTCCCTACTGGGCCATGAGTTTCAGGACGAAAGTGAGAGTGAAGAAGAAACTCTTTATGCCAACAAGCTCTGA